One SAR86 cluster bacterium genomic window carries:
- the ppsA gene encoding phosphoenolpyruvate synthase, translated as MNKFIKKFSDISINDIECVGGKNASLGEMINNLSSLGVNVPDGFATTSYAFQEFLKANRLDKKIPELLKKLDVNSIKELKKTGSKIRNLILKAKIPSELLKSIEEAWTNICKNKNYSFAVRSSATAEDLPNASFAGQQETYLNIVGLKALVDAMQKVYASLYTDRAIAYRVHQKFDHSDVSISVGFQRMVRSDKSTSGVMFTLDTESGSEDIIFINASYGLGETIVQGSVNPDEFYVFKDGLKNNHFPIIRKNLGEKSEKMLFTNKSEAGKSVKTVKVAKHLSNQFCISDKDVIQLAKYGSIIEKHYGKCMDIEWGKDGDDNKIYILQARPETVHSNSGNKITKFSLKENSEILITGRSIGQKIGVGIARIIDSPKNMDKVKEGDVLVADMTDPDWEPVMKRASGIITNRGGRTCHAAIIARELGIPAIVGTNTATNTINSGVPVTVSCAEGEVGKVYKGKLNYETEEYEISKLPKIPVKIMMNVGNPDKAFSFSRIPNEGVGLARLEFIINKMIGIHPKALIQYSKIDKSTKRLIDKKMYGYKDPINFFISKLSEGIATIGAAFNNKPVIVRMSDFKSNEYANLIGGKQFEPKEENPMLGFRGAGRYVSEAFKDCFQLECEAFKKVRNEMGLKNIQLMIPFIRTLKEAKDVINLLEVNGLKRGKDGLKIIMMSELPSNALLADSFLKYFDGMSIGSNDMTQLTLGLDRDSSLVADVFDERDDAVKMMLSLSIDACLKKGKYIGICGQGPSDHSDLADWLLKKNIESMSLNPDTVIDTWFKLAGKKI; from the coding sequence ATGAATAAGTTCATTAAAAAGTTTTCCGATATATCCATTAATGATATTGAATGTGTTGGTGGAAAAAATGCTTCTCTAGGTGAGATGATAAATAACCTTTCATCTCTGGGGGTTAATGTTCCAGATGGCTTTGCAACAACTTCATATGCATTTCAAGAATTTCTTAAAGCAAACAGACTTGATAAAAAAATTCCTGAATTACTCAAAAAATTGGATGTGAATTCCATTAAAGAACTGAAGAAAACTGGTTCTAAAATTAGGAACTTAATTTTAAAAGCAAAAATTCCTTCTGAACTGCTTAAAAGTATTGAAGAAGCATGGACTAATATTTGTAAAAATAAAAATTACTCATTTGCAGTTCGATCGTCCGCAACTGCTGAAGATCTACCTAATGCCTCTTTCGCTGGTCAACAAGAAACCTATTTAAATATTGTCGGCCTCAAAGCTCTAGTTGATGCAATGCAAAAGGTATACGCATCTCTTTATACGGATAGAGCAATTGCTTATAGAGTACATCAAAAATTTGATCATTCTGATGTGTCTATCTCAGTAGGATTTCAGCGAATGGTCAGAAGTGATAAATCAACATCTGGTGTGATGTTTACTTTGGATACTGAATCTGGAAGCGAGGATATTATTTTTATAAATGCTTCCTATGGTTTAGGTGAAACCATTGTACAGGGTTCAGTAAATCCTGATGAATTTTATGTATTTAAAGATGGTCTTAAAAACAATCATTTTCCAATAATTAGAAAAAATCTAGGTGAGAAATCTGAAAAAATGCTTTTTACAAATAAAAGCGAAGCTGGAAAATCTGTAAAAACTGTAAAAGTAGCAAAACATCTTTCAAATCAGTTTTGTATTTCAGATAAAGATGTTATTCAACTTGCAAAATATGGATCCATTATTGAAAAGCACTACGGTAAGTGCATGGACATAGAATGGGGGAAAGATGGAGATGATAATAAAATATATATCCTTCAAGCACGACCAGAAACAGTTCACAGTAATTCTGGAAATAAAATCACAAAATTTTCGTTAAAAGAAAATTCTGAAATATTAATTACAGGAAGAAGCATAGGACAAAAAATTGGAGTAGGTATCGCAAGAATAATCGATAGTCCGAAGAATATGGATAAAGTAAAGGAGGGCGATGTTTTAGTAGCAGATATGACCGATCCAGATTGGGAGCCCGTTATGAAAAGAGCATCAGGCATTATAACCAATAGAGGAGGGAGAACCTGTCATGCGGCCATAATTGCTCGTGAGCTTGGCATTCCGGCGATAGTTGGTACGAATACTGCTACAAATACAATAAATTCAGGAGTCCCTGTTACTGTTTCTTGTGCTGAAGGAGAGGTGGGAAAGGTTTATAAAGGAAAATTAAATTATGAAACAGAAGAGTATGAAATATCTAAGCTTCCAAAAATTCCCGTCAAAATTATGATGAATGTTGGAAATCCTGATAAAGCTTTTAGTTTCTCAAGAATTCCAAATGAAGGAGTAGGATTGGCTAGGCTTGAATTTATCATTAATAAAATGATTGGTATCCATCCTAAAGCATTAATTCAATACTCTAAGATTGATAAGTCAACAAAAAGATTGATTGATAAAAAAATGTATGGATATAAAGATCCTATAAATTTTTTTATATCAAAACTATCTGAGGGGATTGCCACAATTGGAGCAGCCTTTAATAACAAACCTGTTATTGTGAGAATGTCTGATTTTAAATCTAATGAATATGCAAATTTAATAGGGGGGAAACAGTTTGAACCTAAAGAAGAAAATCCAATGCTTGGATTTCGTGGTGCAGGCAGATATGTATCTGAAGCCTTTAAAGACTGTTTTCAGTTGGAATGTGAGGCATTTAAAAAAGTCAGAAATGAGATGGGTTTAAAAAATATTCAGCTTATGATTCCATTTATAAGAACTTTAAAAGAGGCTAAAGATGTTATTAATTTGCTTGAGGTAAATGGTTTAAAAAGAGGCAAAGACGGATTAAAAATAATTATGATGTCTGAACTTCCATCAAATGCCCTTTTAGCGGATTCATTTTTAAAATATTTTGATGGAATGTCTATAGGTTCAAACGATATGACACAACTTACATTAGGCTTAGATAGAGATTCGTCTCTAGTTGCAGATGTTTTTGATGAAAGAGATGATGCTGTAAAAATGATGCTTTCACTTTCAATTGATGCGTGTTTAAAGAAAGGAAAATATATTGGAATTTGTGGACAAGGTCCTTCAGATCATTCAGATTTAGCAGACTGGCTACTTAAGAAAAATATTGAATCGATGTCTTTAAACCCTGATACAGTAATTGATACTTGGTTTAAGCTTGCAGGAAAAAAAATCTAA
- a CDS encoding prolyl oligopeptidase family serine peptidase, with product MKNVLTLLILLSFITTTAEVKNQFATLPDIYSVKISPDGKSVGILRKIDGERMLSILDLDTKEVIYNHEFVRGDQINTFYWASKDRLVFELLRSGRDSTRYFATGQVYSTNIDGTKQIMLAGYNAKREAIRTGQGSAKRPAQVANMMPDDKEHIIVQFYDSSEFFELWKMNIYNGRMSKITTAPVKQADFTFNSQGDVTGALGVNLQFEVVYYIYKENLPVEYDPLDCREANDDETCVKVRTGRPKVSDWQFLTKVDPFKQIQPISSFGRKIYMLGYGEGNKSDRRGLYTYDIITKKYNEIFTHPRVDIEVGAIAVDDANKVIGVRTDDAYPSFVVLKSVKSDYKDALIEIQKAYPYESFSVTSSSSDNKRLIVYMSSDINPGTFFLYDRDKSEFTPLARQWSKVNYQDLNQMIAYDFNNRDGVPIQAFFTQAKNKSNKKTIIYPHGGPWARDYWGYDPTVQFLAENDFNVIQMNIRGSTGYGYKFVSEVFGNFEEVLEDIYDGIEFFHSEGLIDKENLCIYGGSYGGYAATMAPINRPDLFKCAASDAGLYDIEAQYIRGDIRRSRGGKVFLDRAFKGDKNEIDASQSPINRVSEMKVPFFLLHGKQDIRTPFKDAELFMEEMDRNNISYEKMVITKEEHGFSNEENREASMERLLKFFNKYL from the coding sequence ATGAAAAATGTTCTTACTCTCTTAATTTTATTATCGTTCATTACAACAACTGCAGAAGTAAAAAACCAGTTTGCAACACTACCTGATATTTACTCCGTTAAAATTTCACCAGATGGAAAAAGTGTAGGCATATTAAGAAAAATTGATGGTGAGAGAATGCTCAGCATTCTAGATTTAGATACTAAAGAAGTAATTTATAACCATGAGTTTGTTAGAGGAGACCAAATCAATACCTTTTACTGGGCCAGCAAAGATCGGCTGGTTTTTGAGCTATTGAGATCAGGGAGAGATAGCACTAGGTATTTTGCTACAGGACAAGTTTATTCAACAAATATTGATGGCACTAAGCAAATAATGCTTGCTGGTTATAACGCAAAACGCGAAGCCATTAGAACTGGACAAGGAAGTGCAAAAAGACCTGCCCAAGTGGCAAATATGATGCCCGATGATAAAGAGCACATAATTGTTCAGTTTTATGACAGCTCTGAGTTTTTTGAGCTTTGGAAAATGAATATATATAACGGCAGAATGTCAAAAATAACAACTGCACCTGTAAAACAAGCAGATTTTACCTTCAACAGTCAAGGTGATGTAACGGGTGCACTGGGTGTAAATTTACAATTCGAAGTTGTCTATTATATCTATAAAGAAAATTTACCTGTTGAGTATGATCCGCTTGATTGCAGAGAGGCAAATGATGACGAGACTTGTGTAAAAGTAAGAACTGGGAGACCAAAAGTATCAGATTGGCAATTTCTAACTAAAGTTGATCCTTTTAAACAAATACAGCCAATTTCATCATTTGGAAGAAAAATATATATGCTAGGTTATGGTGAAGGTAATAAATCAGACAGGAGAGGACTTTACACTTACGACATAATTACAAAAAAATACAATGAAATTTTTACTCACCCAAGAGTAGATATAGAAGTTGGAGCGATAGCTGTAGATGATGCAAACAAAGTTATTGGAGTAAGAACCGATGATGCATATCCATCATTTGTTGTTCTCAAAAGCGTAAAAAGTGATTATAAAGATGCACTAATTGAAATTCAAAAAGCTTATCCTTATGAAAGTTTTAGTGTGACCTCATCGTCATCCGATAATAAGAGATTAATTGTCTATATGTCTTCAGATATAAATCCTGGAACATTTTTTCTTTATGATAGGGATAAAAGTGAATTTACTCCATTAGCTCGTCAGTGGTCTAAAGTAAATTATCAAGACCTTAACCAAATGATTGCTTATGATTTTAATAATCGAGATGGAGTTCCAATTCAGGCTTTTTTTACTCAAGCAAAAAATAAATCTAACAAAAAAACAATTATTTACCCTCATGGAGGGCCTTGGGCAAGGGATTATTGGGGCTATGATCCAACAGTACAGTTTTTAGCAGAAAATGATTTTAACGTTATTCAGATGAATATCAGAGGCTCAACAGGTTATGGATATAAATTTGTATCTGAGGTTTTTGGAAACTTTGAAGAGGTATTAGAGGATATTTATGATGGAATAGAATTCTTTCATTCAGAGGGTTTAATAGATAAGGAAAATTTATGTATATATGGAGGCAGTTATGGAGGCTATGCTGCTACAATGGCTCCTATAAATCGCCCTGATTTATTCAAATGTGCAGCAAGTGATGCTGGTCTATATGACATAGAGGCCCAATATATACGAGGAGATATTCGAAGATCTAGAGGAGGAAAAGTATTTTTAGATAGAGCCTTTAAAGGAGATAAAAATGAAATTGATGCATCCCAATCACCAATTAATAGGGTCTCAGAAATGAAGGTGCCCTTCTTTCTTTTACATGGCAAGCAAGACATAAGAACACCCTTCAAAGATGCCGAGCTATTCATGGAAGAGATGGATAGAAATAATATTTCATATGAAAAGATGGTCATCACAAAAGAAGAGCATGGTTTTTCCAATGAAGAAAATAGAGAAGCATCTATGGAAAGACTGCTGAAATTTTTCAATAAATATCTTTAG
- a CDS encoding thioredoxin family protein: MALTYSSMLELGTQMPNFELENTVNNEIFSSLYFNSACPKLVMFICNHCPYVIHYHKELVKLSHDYKDHLDFVAISSNDIVNYPEDSPEKMKELAIELGFFFPYLYDETQEVAKSFKAACTPEFYLFNNEKTLEYRGRLDDSSPGNGIEPSGIDVREAIENLLNGEEVNQAQHPSMGCNIKWK; this comes from the coding sequence ATGGCACTTACTTATTCTTCCATGTTGGAGTTAGGGACACAAATGCCTAATTTTGAACTTGAAAATACAGTTAATAATGAAATTTTTTCTTCCTTATATTTCAATAGTGCTTGTCCGAAGTTGGTAATGTTTATATGCAATCATTGTCCTTACGTAATTCATTATCACAAAGAATTAGTTAAGCTATCACATGATTACAAAGATCATCTTGATTTTGTTGCAATTAGCTCAAACGACATAGTGAACTATCCAGAGGACTCGCCTGAGAAAATGAAAGAATTAGCCATAGAATTAGGTTTCTTCTTTCCTTACCTTTACGATGAGACTCAAGAAGTTGCAAAAAGTTTTAAAGCAGCATGTACGCCTGAGTTTTATTTGTTCAATAATGAAAAAACGCTTGAATATAGAGGTAGATTAGATGATTCTAGTCCAGGAAATGGCATTGAACCCTCTGGTATTGATGTTAGAGAAGCCATAGAAAATTTACTTAATGGCGAAGAGGTAAATCAAGCTCAACATCCCTCAATGGGATGTAATATTAAGTGGAAATAA
- a CDS encoding 2-oxo acid dehydrogenase subunit E2, whose product MAKINTIALKIPNLGEAESTEIIEVNIKVGDKVNVNDPLIVLESEKAAMEVPSDFQGEISEILIKEGDSVHEGMEFAKIKAETEVKETKVKEEKEKEIVKEEKIINRPAIDFTGINAGPAVRKYARELEIDLSIIEGTGKNKRITKEDLKTHIHSNKSGLSFKTYKENDFVNEGSFKIQKLSKIQSLGAKNLHESWVTIPHVTHFEEADLAAINKLRENKKSSVLAYFVHALCQILKEFPSFNSSLIDGDNLLLKEYINIGIAVDTEMGLVVPVIKDADKLSVENISKKIEELAGKARDRKLFEKDLTGATFTVSSLGKIGGIGFTPIINPPEVGIISISRSRNDVELQNGEIKEKVILPFGLSYDHRVINGADAGRFSLALKEKLESLS is encoded by the coding sequence ATGGCTAAGATAAATACAATTGCATTAAAAATTCCAAATTTAGGTGAAGCAGAATCAACAGAAATAATAGAGGTAAATATTAAAGTTGGTGACAAAGTAAACGTGAATGACCCCTTAATTGTACTTGAGTCAGAGAAGGCAGCTATGGAAGTCCCATCAGACTTTCAAGGAGAAATTAGCGAAATACTTATTAAAGAGGGCGATAGTGTTCACGAGGGGATGGAATTTGCAAAGATTAAAGCAGAAACGGAAGTAAAAGAAACTAAAGTTAAAGAGGAAAAAGAAAAAGAGATAGTTAAAGAAGAAAAGATCATTAATAGACCTGCAATAGATTTTACAGGCATTAATGCAGGCCCAGCTGTAAGAAAATATGCACGTGAATTAGAAATAGATCTCAGCATTATCGAGGGTACAGGCAAAAACAAAAGAATTACAAAAGAAGACCTTAAAACTCATATTCACTCGAATAAATCTGGTTTAAGTTTTAAAACCTATAAAGAAAATGATTTTGTTAATGAAGGTTCCTTTAAAATTCAAAAACTTTCTAAAATTCAATCTCTAGGAGCAAAAAATTTACATGAATCATGGGTAACAATCCCACATGTAACACACTTTGAAGAAGCAGATCTAGCTGCAATAAATAAATTGAGAGAGAATAAGAAGTCGTCAGTTTTAGCATATTTTGTTCATGCTTTATGCCAAATTTTAAAAGAGTTTCCTTCATTCAACTCTTCTTTAATCGATGGAGACAACCTTTTATTGAAAGAATATATAAATATTGGCATCGCGGTGGATACTGAAATGGGTTTAGTAGTTCCTGTTATAAAAGATGCTGATAAATTATCTGTAGAGAATATTTCAAAAAAAATTGAAGAGCTGGCAGGAAAAGCTCGTGACAGGAAGTTATTTGAAAAAGATTTAACTGGTGCTACATTTACCGTTTCCAGTCTTGGAAAAATTGGAGGCATAGGATTTACACCAATAATAAACCCTCCTGAGGTTGGAATTATCTCAATTTCTAGATCGCGAAATGATGTTGAATTACAAAATGGAGAGATAAAGGAAAAAGTTATTCTTCCTTTTGGATTATCTTATGACCATAGGGTTATAAATGGTGCTGATGCAGGTAGATTTTCTTTGGCACTTAAGGAAAAGTTAGAATCATTATCTTAA
- the aceE gene encoding pyruvate dehydrogenase (acetyl-transferring), homodimeric type, with the protein MNNPEFNTELKEWIEALENTILSDGKEYSKELLKALFTEASLKGIVLDELNDPSFKNTVQSDEELPYPGNWDFEEKIRHFIRWNSLLMVLKANKDDDLGGHISTYSSAATLYEVGFNHFFRGSDKKLGDLIYFQGHSSPGIYARSFLEGRLRKGQIENFRKEIKGMGLSSYPHPWLMPDYWQFPTVSMGLGPIFGIYQAHIMRYLEKRGLIEEIEDRKVWVYCGDGEMDEPESMGAISLAGRENLNNLVFVINCNLQRLDGPVRGNSKIVTELAKQFKGAGWNVVNLIWGRHWDDLINNDQNGLLQKIMDETVDGEYQNFKAKGGKYTRENFFGKNPEVLKMIEKFSDDEVENLNRGGHDPIKVYNAYRLAYENKTKPTVILAFTIKGYGIGSRQADNTTHQVKKLTKENLENFIDKFNLPVKKNNLENPDFLDLSKHKELNNYLHERRKALGGFIPQRKVSKEKLKANKDTFVSFDDAVEREQSTTMIFVRLLTKLLRDKSIGERVVPIVPDEARTFGMDALFRQFGIYSSEGQKYEPEDADKVMFYRESESGIMLEEGINEAGAFSAWLALATSYSNNQLPMIPFYIFYSMFGFQRIHDLAWAAGDSRAKGFLLGATSGRTTLNGEGLQHQDGHSHILASTIPNCRSYDPCFSYEVSSIIDEGIDDMYVKGNDRFYYLTLMNENYSHPKRPKSATTENIIKGAYKYLENKDPSLRILASGVTLNFAIDAEKELKKLGISTEIWSITSFNELYKDGIEVERLNRYENKKSVSHVESCFSECLPTVAVSEYVRAYTNQIRQWVNGDYVTLGTDGFGRSDTREELRNYFEISKDHIVINALIVSGNKDKAEKYIKEKKIDLNTKAPWLR; encoded by the coding sequence ATGAATAATCCTGAGTTCAATACAGAATTAAAAGAATGGATAGAAGCCCTTGAAAATACAATTCTTTCTGATGGGAAAGAATATTCAAAAGAACTTCTAAAAGCCCTTTTTACAGAAGCATCCCTCAAAGGAATTGTTCTTGATGAGCTCAATGATCCATCTTTTAAAAATACTGTTCAAAGCGATGAGGAGTTACCTTATCCGGGAAACTGGGATTTTGAAGAAAAAATTAGACATTTCATTCGATGGAACAGTCTCTTAATGGTACTTAAAGCTAACAAAGATGATGATTTAGGAGGTCATATATCTACCTACTCCTCAGCTGCAACACTTTATGAAGTTGGCTTTAATCACTTTTTTCGAGGATCAGATAAAAAGCTAGGCGATCTTATATATTTTCAAGGCCATAGTTCTCCAGGAATCTATGCTAGGTCTTTTTTAGAGGGAAGACTTAGAAAGGGTCAAATAGAAAATTTTAGAAAAGAAATTAAGGGAATGGGTCTTTCTTCCTATCCTCATCCTTGGCTAATGCCAGATTATTGGCAATTTCCAACTGTTTCTATGGGGCTTGGACCTATCTTTGGTATCTATCAAGCACATATCATGAGATATCTTGAAAAGAGAGGACTCATTGAAGAAATTGAAGATAGAAAAGTTTGGGTTTATTGCGGAGATGGAGAAATGGATGAACCCGAATCAATGGGGGCTATTAGCCTAGCTGGAAGAGAAAATCTTAACAATTTAGTTTTTGTAATTAATTGCAATTTGCAAAGATTAGACGGCCCTGTAAGAGGAAATTCAAAAATTGTTACTGAGCTAGCAAAACAGTTTAAAGGCGCTGGATGGAATGTAGTAAATTTGATTTGGGGAAGGCATTGGGATGATCTAATTAACAATGATCAAAACGGTTTGTTACAAAAAATTATGGATGAGACTGTTGATGGGGAATATCAGAATTTTAAAGCTAAAGGTGGTAAATATACCAGAGAAAATTTTTTCGGGAAAAATCCTGAAGTTCTGAAAATGATTGAAAAATTCTCTGATGATGAAGTTGAGAATTTAAATCGTGGAGGACATGATCCAATTAAGGTTTATAACGCTTATAGACTCGCATATGAAAATAAAACTAAACCGACTGTTATTTTGGCATTTACTATTAAAGGTTATGGAATTGGGTCAAGGCAGGCGGACAACACAACTCATCAAGTTAAGAAATTAACAAAAGAAAATTTAGAAAACTTTATTGATAAATTTAATCTCCCCGTCAAAAAAAATAACTTAGAGAATCCTGATTTTTTAGACCTTTCGAAGCATAAAGAATTAAATAATTACTTACACGAAAGAAGAAAAGCATTAGGTGGATTTATTCCGCAAAGAAAAGTTTCAAAGGAAAAATTGAAAGCTAATAAAGATACATTCGTCTCCTTTGATGATGCTGTAGAGAGGGAGCAATCAACAACAATGATTTTTGTGAGATTACTAACAAAGCTACTTAGAGATAAGTCTATAGGTGAAAGAGTTGTACCTATAGTGCCAGATGAAGCACGTACTTTTGGAATGGATGCCCTTTTTAGACAATTTGGTATTTATTCTTCAGAGGGACAGAAATATGAACCCGAAGATGCAGATAAAGTAATGTTTTATCGAGAGAGCGAATCAGGAATTATGCTTGAGGAGGGAATAAACGAAGCAGGTGCATTTTCTGCATGGTTGGCATTAGCAACTTCTTATTCAAATAACCAACTTCCAATGATTCCTTTTTATATTTTTTATTCAATGTTTGGATTTCAAAGAATACATGATTTGGCTTGGGCAGCAGGTGACTCAAGAGCTAAGGGATTTCTTTTAGGAGCAACATCTGGGAGAACAACTCTAAATGGCGAGGGACTTCAGCATCAAGATGGCCATAGCCACATCTTAGCCTCAACAATACCAAATTGTAGATCTTATGATCCCTGCTTTTCATATGAGGTTTCAAGTATTATTGATGAGGGAATAGATGATATGTATGTAAAAGGCAATGACCGTTTTTATTATCTAACCTTAATGAATGAAAATTATTCACACCCAAAAAGACCAAAAAGTGCAACAACTGAAAATATTATTAAAGGGGCTTATAAGTATCTCGAAAATAAAGATCCATCCCTCAGAATTTTGGCATCTGGAGTTACATTGAACTTTGCTATAGATGCAGAAAAAGAACTCAAAAAATTAGGCATTTCTACAGAAATATGGTCAATAACAAGTTTTAATGAATTGTATAAAGATGGAATTGAAGTTGAAAGATTAAATAGGTACGAAAATAAAAAAAGTGTCTCACATGTAGAGTCATGCTTTTCAGAATGTTTGCCAACAGTAGCTGTATCAGAATACGTGAGAGCATATACAAATCAAATTCGACAATGGGTAAATGGTGACTATGTTACTTTAGGGACTGATGGTTTTGGAAGAAGTGACACAAGAGAAGAGCTAAGAAATTATTTTGAGATTAGCAAAGACCACATAGTTATTAATGCTTTAATTGTCTCTGGCAATAAGGATAAAGCTGAAAAATATATTAAAGAAAAAAAAATAGACTTAAACACAAAGGCGCCATGGCTAAGATAA
- a CDS encoding beta-lactamase family protein: protein MIEGHCDERFQKIHQILEKQIENGFEIGASVALELEGKEVVNLYGGYSKPDKSSSWEQDTITNVWSVTKGVVGACVIKLIDEGKLDVNEKVQTYWPEYGCNGKQETTVLDFLCHRAGMYGFQNGYPKEPWTNWSAYTKELEAQSPFRKPGSSQSYHALTFGWLIGELFRRVDGRTVGNYFREEFAEPLKLDFHIGVKDQDIARCAEITFKNWTEENPFINSLANVPDAILNQNMKNFKDAIKSRDYAIAFDTGRSDDDNYPNKDDWRKGEVPSANGHGTAASLAKLFGIMSTGCERDGVRLFDESILNKAIEVHSRGPDTVLFGSNLKFGYCFMLEQKSNFLGDFVPTFKKTAFGHAGAGGAVAFGDKEKKIGFAFVGNRQQDYSMLYRTANKLIEEIYSILK, encoded by the coding sequence ATGATTGAAGGTCATTGTGACGAAAGATTCCAAAAAATTCATCAAATCCTTGAGAAACAAATAGAAAATGGCTTTGAAATTGGAGCATCAGTTGCTTTAGAGCTTGAGGGAAAAGAGGTTGTAAATCTTTATGGAGGTTACTCGAAACCTGACAAATCTAGCAGTTGGGAACAAGATACCATTACTAATGTATGGTCAGTGACAAAAGGTGTTGTTGGAGCTTGTGTCATAAAATTAATAGACGAAGGAAAATTAGATGTAAATGAAAAAGTACAAACATATTGGCCTGAGTATGGGTGCAATGGAAAACAAGAGACAACAGTTTTAGATTTCTTATGCCACAGAGCTGGTATGTATGGTTTTCAAAATGGTTATCCAAAAGAACCTTGGACTAATTGGTCAGCGTATACCAAGGAACTAGAGGCACAAAGTCCATTTAGGAAGCCTGGTAGCTCTCAAAGCTATCATGCCTTAACCTTTGGGTGGTTAATTGGCGAACTCTTTAGAAGAGTAGATGGAAGAACGGTTGGAAACTATTTTAGAGAGGAATTTGCAGAACCTCTAAAGCTTGACTTTCACATTGGAGTTAAGGATCAAGATATTGCTAGATGTGCAGAAATCACTTTTAAAAATTGGACAGAAGAGAACCCATTTATTAACTCACTAGCAAATGTACCAGATGCAATTCTGAATCAAAATATGAAAAATTTTAAAGATGCTATAAAAAGCAGAGATTATGCTATCGCTTTCGATACAGGACGAAGTGATGATGATAATTATCCTAACAAAGATGATTGGCGTAAAGGAGAAGTGCCATCTGCAAATGGTCACGGAACAGCAGCAAGTTTAGCAAAATTATTTGGAATTATGAGTACAGGTTGTGAAAGGGATGGTGTGCGTCTTTTTGATGAGAGCATTCTAAATAAAGCTATTGAAGTCCATTCCAGAGGTCCTGATACAGTACTTTTCGGAAGCAATTTAAAATTCGGATATTGTTTTATGTTGGAACAAAAAAGCAATTTTTTAGGTGATTTTGTTCCAACTTTTAAAAAGACAGCGTTTGGGCATGCAGGTGCAGGTGGAGCTGTAGCTTTTGGAGATAAAGAGAAAAAAATTGGATTTGCATTTGTTGGAAATAGACAGCAAGATTATTCAATGCTCTACAGAACAGCAAATAAACTTATTGAAGAGATATATTCAATTTTGAAATAG
- a CDS encoding aldehyde reductase gives MKKVFISGISGYIAMHCAQQLLEKGYSINATVRDTKKIDPIKKALKDLSLDVSKIDFFEADLLSDKNWEDAMTGCEDVLHVASPYPLAQPKDENDLIKPAVEGTERVVSLALKQNVRKIVLTSSVAAISSGHTKKQFSEEDWSKVDEPIPAYPKSKALAEKKAWDLINKSNKKTKLTVINPAGVIGPSLTSEVSSTQLIISGLVNGKIPINLPIHIGYVDVRDVALAHVKALESTKSDGERIILSNTELWTKDVSKILRENGYNAPRFSASVAVAKFLSNFIPILKPSRRFFGKAMTKNSTKAEDILGIKYIDISKSIIDEVESLKRFGKFSG, from the coding sequence ATGAAAAAAGTATTTATTTCAGGAATATCTGGCTATATTGCAATGCATTGTGCTCAACAGCTGCTTGAAAAAGGATATTCAATAAATGCTACTGTTAGAGATACAAAAAAAATAGATCCCATTAAAAAAGCACTTAAAGATCTTTCTTTAGATGTTAGTAAAATAGATTTTTTTGAAGCTGATTTACTTTCAGATAAGAACTGGGAAGATGCAATGACTGGGTGTGAGGATGTATTGCACGTTGCATCACCCTATCCATTAGCTCAACCAAAAGATGAAAATGATTTAATCAAGCCTGCAGTTGAAGGTACTGAAAGGGTTGTTTCGTTAGCTCTTAAACAAAACGTAAGAAAAATAGTGCTGACATCGTCAGTTGCAGCAATATCATCAGGACACACAAAAAAACAATTTAGCGAAGAAGATTGGAGTAAAGTTGATGAGCCTATTCCTGCTTATCCAAAAAGTAAGGCTCTTGCAGAAAAAAAGGCTTGGGACCTAATTAATAAATCGAATAAAAAAACAAAACTTACTGTCATTAATCCTGCGGGAGTAATTGGCCCTTCTCTTACTTCTGAGGTAAGTTCTACTCAATTAATCATTTCAGGTTTAGTGAATGGAAAAATTCCAATAAACCTCCCCATTCACATAGGATACGTCGATGTTAGGGATGTTGCTCTAGCACATGTTAAAGCACTTGAAAGCACTAAGTCTGATGGAGAGAGGATTATTCTTTCAAACACTGAATTATGGACAAAAGACGTATCCAAGATACTTCGAGAGAATGGTTACAATGCTCCAAGATTTTCAGCTTCTGTTGCAGTGGCAAAATTTTTATCAAACTTTATCCCAATATTGAAACCGTCTAGGAGATTTTTTGGTAAAGCAATGACAAAGAACAGCACTAAGGCTGAAGATATTCTTGGCATTAAATACATAGATATTTCAAAGTCTATTATTGATGAAGTAGAGAGTTTAAAGAGATTTGGTAAGTTTTCAGGTTAG